From Tachypleus tridentatus isolate NWPU-2018 chromosome 8, ASM421037v1, whole genome shotgun sequence, a single genomic window includes:
- the LOC143224229 gene encoding uncharacterized protein LOC143224229: MLRVAVTLCIIAVLFTWPSSTAFYIKRSPEQKHICSRTTPCGWGVYSHDSRLVQQYMRSPCFCPSGTRCVRTNDALIIYSFVYHCRPYSRPAEHVWPEYE, encoded by the exons ATGTTACGGGTGGCTGTAACGCTTTGCATTATTGCAGTTCTATTCACATGGCCCTCCTCAACGGCCTTTTATATTAAG CGAAGTCCTGAACAGAAGCATATCTGTAGTCGAACAACGCCATGTGGATGGGGAGTCTACTCCCACGACAGCCGCTTAGTGCAGCAGTACATGAGAAGTCC ATGCTTCTGTCCGAGTGGAACACGATGCGTGAGGACAAATGATGCATTGATTATTTATTCTTTCGTCTACCATTGTCGTCCTTACTCAAGACCTGCTGAACACGTATGGCCAGAATACGAATAG